DNA from Pirellulales bacterium:
GCCCCTGACGACGCGAACTCCCACGTGCGCGAGTTATGGGGTGTGGGCGGAGTGGATGACATCCGTCGAAGGGAAATCCTCGCGGTGACGCAGCCCCGTGTCGACCCGTGGAAATCGTCCTTCGTGTTGCTCTAAACCAAACAGGCAGTCTAAGTTGCAGCAAGTAGGGGGTCAAGCGGGTGTTTCGCCTCGACGTGCCGCCGGGGGGCAATGCTAGCACCGGCGCCGCCCTTCGTCCGCCTTTACAGCGCAGCGGCCTTTTCGTATACGCATTCCCTTCCCGCGTTGCGCGCCCGGCCCCTCTCGTGGCGCGATCGAATAGCTGGCGGCGTATCGCACGGACACGCCCCACGAGCGAACGGTCAGGAGGACCGATGCGACGATCCGGCACGGCGGCCCAGGCCCCTTTGAATTCTACCTTCGAAAAACGACTGACCCACGGCGAGACGTTCGTTTTGTTGGCGGCCTTGCTCGTGGGTTGGCTCGTGCCGGCCACGGCCCTGGGACAAACCTACGTGGGTGGCGTCCCTCTCTTGGCGCGGCAACCAGCCCCCCCGGGCGAGCCCGGTACGACCAGCACGGCCGTGCCAGTTACCGTCGAGGCCCTGGAGGCCCGCCTGCGCGACGTGGAGACCGACACGGCGCTCGATGAAAAAGCGAAGGTCTTTCTCACCGAGCACTACCGCGCGGCCCTCGATGATCGCAAGCGGGCCGCCGACCTGAATGCACGGCGCGAGTCGCTGGCCAGGCAATTGAGCGAAGTGCCCGATCGATCGAAGGTGGTCGCTGACGAGCTGGCGAAGCCAGTCACCGAACCGAACCTGGTGGTGCCATCCAACGCCGCGGTGGGCGAGTTGCAGCAACTTGCGGCTGAGCAGGTGACACGTCGCAAGCAGTTGGCCGACGAGAAGAAAGAACTCGATGCCGAGCCGCAACGCCGCATCGATCGCAAGCTCGATATTTCGCGCACGCGCGAGACCTCCCAAGATCAATTGTCCGAGGTACGGCGCCGCCTGACAGCGATCGGCGGCCGCACCGATTTGCCTCCCGAGTTGTCGCTGGCGGATCAGGCGGCGCTGCTGGCCCGAGAGCAGTTGCTGGTCGCTCAGCTCGCGTTGTGGGAACTGGAAGAGCAGTTCTTCTCTTCCACGATCGAATTATTGGAACAGGAGCAGAAGCTGGCCGCTCGGCGGCTTTCGGCAGCGCAGGCACTCGTCGATGCCTGGCAAGAAAAGCTGCAGCTTGCGCGGGTCAAGGAAGCGCGGGGCCAGGCCATGAGTGCCAGCACCGCCGCCGCGCGAGTACGTGACGACGCCACGAAGGCGCTGGCCGAGGAGAACAAGGCCCTGGCGGCGCTACGGATCCAGTTGCCCGAGCAGATTCGTGCGTTGCAGCAGAAGGTCGATTCGCTCGACCACTCGCTCAAGGAGTTGAAGTCGCGTGCCGAACGCGACCGCGGCAAGGTGGACGATGCCGGACTTACGGAACCGATTCGCTCGCTCCTGTCGCGTCGGCGGCGGGAACTCGAACGCGATCGTATCGACTTGGAGAGGGATTTGCTACACGGCCAGACGCGGGCTCCGCTGTGGCGCAAACTGGTCGCTGCGCAGGAGCAACTCTTCGCGCTCGAAGATCAGGCCGAAGCGCTGGACGAACTCGACGACGCCGTGGACGAACTGCTGCAAAGCCCGGCTTTTGCCGCCAATACGACGCCGCGGGAAGAGCTCCGGAATAACGTGCGGACCTTGCTGGCCAACCAGTCCACGATTCTCACCAGCCTCATTCCGGATTATCGCGAGTATTACGAGGCGCTCATCGACGTCGATACGAAGCAACAACTGCTCCGCGAGCAGCAGGCCGAATACTCGGACTGGATCGACGGGCTGATGTTGTGGATTCGTAGCACCGAAGTGGCGCATGCCGGCACGCTGCAAGATGCCGTGGCCTGCTTGAGCAAGCTGCGCGATCCGCAGGATTGGAAAGCCGCCGCCGAGGTGGCCGAAGGAGTGCTGCGGATCCATCCACTGTCGGCGGGCTTGGGGGTGCTCGTCATGTTCGCGGTGGTCCTGGCACGCGACAAGCTGCGGAAGCGGATGCGCCAGCAAGGCGAGATCGCCGCGCGTCGCAACTGTGCGGTCTTCGGACCGACGCTGGAGTCGCTGGCCGCGACGATCATCTCGGCGGCCATGTGGCCCGGGTTCTGCTGGTTTATCGCGTGGCTTCTGGTGGCGAAAGAAACGGGCGCCCTCGGCGCCGCGCTCTCGAGCGCCTTCGCGACCACCGCGCAGGTCATGCTGCTGGGCGAGTTCCTGTGCCAGGTTTGTCGCCCCCTGGGGTTGGCCGAGGCGCATTTCCAATGGCCGGCGCGGGGCGTGAGCATCGTGCGACGCAACCTGCGCGCGGCCATGTTCGTGGGGCTGCCCTTCCTGCTGATCACGGTGACGATTCACTCGTCGACCCAGACCGATGAGGTCTGGCGACACTCGCTCGGGCGACTGCTTTTCATCGCCGGGATGTTGCTCGTGGCGTTCTTCGTACACCGTATTCTGCGACCTTCATCCGGTGCGTTGGCCGATTACATCACGCTGTATCCGCAAGGGTGGGCCAGTCGGCTCAGGCCGTTGTGGTATGCGGCGGCCATGGCCGCGCCGTTGAGCCTCGCGCTGCTTTCCGCGGCCGGTTATCACTATACGGCCGATCAACTCGCGTGGCGCATGTTTGTCACGCTGGCGATTCTTACCGGAGCGGTCGTCGTGCATGCCCTGCTGCTCCGCTGGCTGCTGATCACGCGCCGCCGCTTGGCGATGCAGCAGGCACGCGAACGACGCGCCGCGATGGTCGAAGCGCGCCAGGACGTGGTGACCGCCGAGGGAGACACCGCCGGCGCGATCGTGCTCGAAGAGCCCATGATCGACCTGTCGACGATCGATGAACAGACGCGCAAGCTGATCAACGTGCTGGTCTGCGTCTTGCTGGGGGTGGGCTGCTACCTGGCCTGGGTCGACGTGCTGCCTGCCCTGGGGGTGCTCAATCAGATTACCCTCTGGTCATCGGATACGGCCATCAACCTGGGAGTGAACCAACTCGGCATGCCGGTGCAGGATATTACCCTGGCGCACTTGCTGCTTTCGCTGGTTGCCGTCGCGCTCACTTATGTCGCCGGCAAGAATATACCGGGCTTGCTCGAGATCGCCGTTTTGCAGCGACTGCCGCTGACCGCCTCGGCCCGTTATGCCGTCTCGACGGTCTGTCGATATCTCATCGTGGTGATCGGCGCGATGATCGCCTTCGGGCTGGTCGGCATCGGCTGGTCGAAGGTGCAATGGTTGGTCGCGGCCATGACGGTCGGCCTCGGCTTCGGCTTGCAGGAGATCTTTGCCAACTTCGTCTCGGGCCTGATTATCCTCTTCGAGCAGCCGGTCCGTCTGGGCGACGTGATTACCGTGGGCAACATGTCGGGCACGGTCACCCGCATTCGGATGAGGGCGACCACGATCACGAATGGTGATCGCCAGGAATTGATCGTGCCGAACAAGGACTTCATCACGGGACGCGTCGTCAACTGGACGCTGAGCGACACGATCCAGCGCCTGCAGGTCAACGTGGGCGTGGCGTACGGTTCCGATGTTTCGCTCGTACGCGACCTGTTGCAGCGAGCGGCCCGCGAGCATACGCTCGTGCTCAAGGATCCGGAACCGAAAGCCACGTTCGAATCGTTCGGAGACAGCACGATGAACTTCGCGCTGCAGGCCTTTGTGCCGGGCCTGGAAGTCGTGTCGGCTGCCCGGCACGACATCCTGTCGTCGATCGATCGCTTGTTCCGCGAGGCCGAGATCGAAATTGCTTATCCGCAGCGCGATTTGCGGATACGTTCGATCGCCACGCCGGTGGCGATCGTCGACGAGCGTTGTGCTTCCTAGGGTTCCACTGCTGCCGGTTCCATGCATCGTCGCAAGCGCAAGGCACGATTTCAACGCCGCACGCAGCCCGGGGCGTTGCCCGGCAGCGTGGTGGTCGATCCCTTGGCGAAGTCGCCCAAGCTGCACCTGCTGTCCTATGGCAGCGATCGCTGCGAAGAGCGCATGCTCGGCAAGGTCAGCGAGGCACGCGAATACCTGGACAAGTACCCGGTCACCTGGATCAATGTCGAAGGGCTGGGAGATGCCACCATCATCGGTCAGGTGGGCGAGATGTTCGGCCTGCACCGGCTGGCCCTCGAAGACGTGGTCAACGTGCATCAGCGGGCCAAGGTCGAGGAGTATCGCGACCATCTTTTTATCGTCACGCGCATCCCGCGACAGAATGCCCATTTCGACAGCGAGCAGGTGAGCATCTTTCTGGGGAAGAACTACGTCGTCTCGTTTCTCGAAGACCCGGGCGACTGCTTCGAGCAGGTACGGCAGCGGGTCAGGGCAGGGCAGGGGCACGCCCGCGTGGCGGGGCCCGACTATCTTGCTTATGCCTTGATTGACGCCGCCGTGGACGCCTACTTTCCCGTGCTCGAACACCAGGGGGACAGGCTCGACACGCTCGAAGATCTCATGCTGGCGAAGCCCAGCGCGCAGACGATCCGGGATTTGCACGGGTCGAAGAGCATTTTGCGCAGCATGCGCCGCGTGCTCTGGCCGCAGCGCGAAGCGCTGAACGTGCTGGTGCGAGATCACTCGAGCCTGGTCCGCGATGAGACCCGGGTCTACTTTCGCGATTGCTACGATCACACGGTGCAGTTGATCGATCTGCTCGAGGTGGATCGCGAGCGCTGTGCCGACCTGTTGGACCTGTACCTCTCGAACGCGAGCAATCGCCTGAACGAGGTGATGCGCGTGCTGACGGTTATCTCGACGCTGTTCATTCCGCTCACGTTCATCGTGGGGATCTACGGCATGAACTTCAACACGAAGACCTCCCCCTGGAACATGCCCGAGCTGGAGTGGTACTACGGTTACCCGCTCGTCTGGCTGACGATGATCGTGGTGGTGGTGGGGCAGTTCATCTTCTTCGTCCGCAAAGGCTGGATCGGCTCGTCACTTCCGCCAGAGAAGCATGCGCCCGAGGGGGAGCAGGACGAAGTGCAACACGAATCGCACGATCACAACGAGATCGGTCGGCCAAGCCATCAGGCGTAAAGGATCGAAGGAGCGAAGCCGTCGAGTAGGTCAGGTACGCCGTACCTGACAAAGGTTTGACGTGGCGACTCGTTTGAGTGTCAGGTACGGCGTACCTGACCTACTCGGTTGTGGCGGGCACGATGCCGTACAGGGCAAAGGCGCAAATCACCAGCGAGTGCCGGATCTCACCGTCGCGGATCAGTCGCGGTATCTCGGCGAGAGGGTGCGTCACGACCTCGATCCGTTCGCGCGGGTCGGGGCGCGGGGGAGCCACCAGGCGGCAGTTCTCGGCCACGTAGAGATGGCAGTGGTTGTTTTGAATGGCGGGATTCGGCCACAGGTCGCCCAGTCGTCGCACTTGGGAAGAGTCGTAGCCCGTTTCTTCTTGCAGCTCGCGCAGCGCGGCCGCGCCGGCCGGTTCTCCCTCGTCGACCATGCCGCCGGGGATCTCGAGTGAAAGGGCGCGCACGCCGTGTCGATACTGCCGCACGAAGACGACGTCTCCCTCGGCGGTGATGGGGATCACATTGACCCAATCGGCGCACTCCAACCGCACGAACTCGCTTTCGTGCCCGTCGGGCGCCAGGCGATAAAGATCGCAGTGCAGGTCGAAGATGAAATGCTCGAAGACCGTGCGCGAGGAGAGCAGAGTCCAACTCTTGTCGGGCATGTCGGGCTAATCCTGCACAGGAGGTGGCGGGCCGGCCGCTGTCTCCTGCGAGGAAAGGCTCGCGGCCGCGGCGGGTTCCGCACTGGCCGCATTCTTGCGTTTCGCGATCCGAAAGACCAGACGAGTCAGGTCGTCCCACAACGAATAGGCGACCGGCGTAATCAGCAACGTCAACAACAGCGAGAGGGTCTGGCCCCCCAGAATCACCTTGGCCATGCTGGCCCGCGCGGCGGCGCCGGGACCTTGCCCCAACGCGATGGGGACCATGGCGGCCACGAGCATCAGGGTGGTCATCAGAATGGGGCGCAAACGCGTGTGGTTCGCTTCCAGGATGGCCGCGTCGCGCGGCAGGCCCTTTTCGCGCAGCACGTTCGTGTAGTCGATCTGCAGAATGCCGTTCTTCTTCACGATGCCGAACAGCATGAAGATGCCGAACATCGCATAGATGTCCATCGGCGTGCGCAAGAGGATCAGCGAGATCAAGGCAAAGGGCAACGTCAGGGGCAATGCCAAGAGGATGGTGATCGGATGGACGAAGCTCTCGAACTGCGCGGCCAGCACCATGTACATGAACAGAAAGCTCAAGGCGAACGCGACGACGAAGTTCGAGTTCGACTCGGCCAGCAGCTTGGCGCGGCCGATGAACTCCCAGGAGTAGCCCGAGGGCAGGTCCATCGTGCGCATGTGCTGGCTGATCTCGTTCACGGCATCGCCGAGGGCGAGCCCTTGTAGATTGGCCACCACGACGACCTGCCTGCGACGGCCGAAGCGATCGATGGTCGACGGCCCTTGCGCTGGCACGAGTTTAGCCAGGTTGGCCAACTCGACGAGTCCCACCTTGGGTGAGGGGAGCGTCATGGCGCCGATCGACTCGCGGCTGCGGCGATACGGAAGATCGGCCCGGAGCCAGACGTCGTACTGTTCGTCGTCTTCCTTGTACTTCGAGACGATTTGTCCACCCACCAGCACCTGCAAGGTCGCGGCGATCGTCTCGATGGGCACTCCCAGGTCCGAGGCCTTCTCGCGGTCGACCTCGACGCGCAACTCCGGCTTGCGCAGCGCAAGGCTGGTGTCGACATCGACGTAGTGCCCCGTGCCGCGCAGCCAGTCGGTGATCTGTTCCGCCATCGTCTGCAACTCGGCAAGGTCGGGTCCGCTCAGGTTCAAATCGATGTCGACCTGGCGGAAGCCGCTCCCCTGGAAGGCCTGCACGTCCTGCACGGCGCCGCGGATATCGGGATAGTCGGCCATGACGAGGCGGGCATCGTGCATCACGTCGAACTGCGTGTAGTCGCGCTCGCGCAGATCGATCAGCCGCACATAGATCGAGGCCTGCGTCACGTCCCCCTGGCCTTCGGCGATGCGACCGGTCGTGTCGCCAATGATCGTGAACTGGTGCGTCACGCCGCGCAATTTGGCCACGCGAGCCTCGATCTCGCGGAGCATCTTATCGGCCCGCTCGAGCGAGTACCCTTCGGGCAGGGTCATCGAGATTTCGAACTCGCTCTGATCGTCGCGGGGGACGAAATCCATGCCCACGTTCGCAAAAATGGCCGGTGTGGCGGCGAGCAAGCCGACGGACGCCAGCACGATGACCCAGCGGTGCCGTAGCGACCATCCCAGGATCCAGCCATAGAAGCCGTCGATCGCGCGCCAGATGAAGCCCCCCTTGCTGCTGTGGTGCCCCGATTCGAGCTTGAGGAAATGGGCACAGAGCATGGGGGTCATCGTGAACGAGATGAACATGCTCATCAGCACGGCGAAGCCGACGGTGAAGCCGAAGCTGTTGAAGAACCGCCCCACGCGCCCCGACATGAAGGCGATCGGCACGAAGATCACCAGCAGCGACAGCGTGGTCGCCACCACGGCCAGCGCGATCTCGCGCGTGGCCGTGCTCGACGCGGTTCGGGCGTCGGTCCCGTGCTCTTCCATGTGGCGGAAAATGTTCTCGTGGACCACGACGGCATCGTCGATCACGATGCCGATCGCCAGGATCAACCCCAGCATCGTGATGTTGTTGAGCGTGAAGCCCATCCAGTCCATGAACACGAACGCGGCCACCACCGACGACGGAATGGCGAGCGACGCGATCACCGTGGTCCGCCAGTCGCGGATGAAGAGCAGAATCGTCAGGCTGACCAGCGCGGCCGCCAGCACGAGGTGGAACTTGAGCTCCTCGATCGACGTTTCGATGAAACGCGATTGATCGCGGATGACCTCGATATTGATATCGGCGGGAAGCGTTTCGAGAACCTTCTCCAGGCGTTGCTTGACGGCGTGGACGACCTCGACCGTGTTCGTGCCCGACTGCTTCTGCACGACCAGGCTGACGGCCGTATCGCCATCGAGCCGGCTCAGCCCGCGCGGCTCGGCGTAGGTGTCTTCGACACGGGCGATGTCGTTGATGCGCACGGGATAGCCGTCGCGATCGGCGATGATCAATTCGCCGAAGGCGGACGAGGAGGGGACGCGCCCCATGGTGCGCAGCACGACCTCCTGCGAACCGCGGTCGACGCGCCCCCCCGGCATTTCGAGATTCTGCCGGACCAGGGCCTGCCGGACATCCTCGATCGAGAGGCCGTAGGCGACGAGCCGCCACGCGTCGACGATCACATTCACCGCGCGTTCGCGGCCCCCCACCATGACGACGGCGCCCACGCCCGAAACGGTTTCGAGAACTTCCTTGACCTGCTTCTTGGCGATCTCGGTGACTTCGCGTTGATCGCGGCGGCCCGAGATGGCGATCGTCGCCACGGGCGAGGCATCGAGATCGAACTTGTCGATGATCGGCGGATCGGTGCCCGGCGGAAACTGCGAGAGGATGGTCGAAATCTTGTCTCGCACTTCTTGCGCCGCGGTATCGCCGTTTTTCTCCAGCACAAACTGGACGGTGACCTGCGAGAGTCCTTCCTTGGTCGTCGAGCGCAGCTCGTCGATGCCGGAGATCGTGTTGACGATCTCTTCCACCGGTTTGGTGATCGAGGTTTCCATTTCCTCGACGCTGGCCCCCTGCAGCGTGGTGGTAATCACCACGACCGGCAGGTCGACGTTGGGAAAGAGATCGACCCCCAAGCGATTGAAGGAGGCGATCCCCATGACGATCGGGGCCGACACGAGCATGGCCGTGAAGATCGGCCGTTTAATGCAGAGATCCCAAATGGTCACGGCTCGCGCCTCGCCATCTCGGGGGTCTCCGGCTCGCGAATCCGGACGGGGGTGCCATCGGCCAGCTTCGTCTGGCCGCTCGTCACGACGGTGCTCTCGGGATCGAAATCTCCCTTGATTTCGATCCAGCCCTCTCCCGTTTCGCCGAGTTGCACTTCGACGGCGTAGGCCTTATTGTCGCGGACGACGAACACCTTGGTCACGCCGGCAAAGGTGACCACGGCGTCGAGAGGCACCGTGGGGGCGTTTTCATCGAGCTCGGTAAGCACGCCTCCCTTGGCAAAGACCCCCGGCTTGAGGCGGCGATCTTCGTTCGGCACGATCGCTTCGATCTGGAAGGTGCGACTCGCGCGATCGATCGTGGGATAGACGCGCACGATCTTGCCGTCGAACAGATCGCTCGGATAGGCATCGATCTTGAGCTTCAACGTCTGCCCCTCGCGAATCGCGGCCAGGTTGCGTTCGCTGACTCTGGCTCGCACTTTGAGGGGATGATCGACCACCAGGCGGAACATGTCGCGCGAGGGGAAGGCGCGAACCATTTCTCCTTCGGCCACCATGCGCTCGGCCACGACATAGTCGACGACGACCGAGCCGTCGGGCGCGAGCGTGGGTAAATCGGGTGCGTAGATCGACGTATCGTCGAGCCGTTCTTGCGCCGAGGCCAACGTCGCGGCCCGCAATCGGGCCGAGGCAATCGTGGCCTCGGTCTCGTCGATGGTCTGTTGCAGCGTGGCCTGCGCGACTTGGAAATCGGTGCGCGCCTGGTCGAAGTCCTCCTCCGTGGCCACTTTGCGGCCGAACAGGCTCTCGACCCGCGCCAGTCGCCGGCGGGCGTTCTCGACGAGCCGGTCGGCGCGCACGACGCCCGGCAGCTTCGTCACGTCGAATTCCTCTGCCGGCAATTCCTTGAGACCCAGCCGGGCCAACTCGAGTTGCAGGGCCTGGATCGCTTCGTTCACGGCAAGCCGGTAGTTGATCGGGTTGAGCTCGACGAGGATCTCGCCCGGCTTGACGCGATCGCCCACCTCGTGATGGATGCGCTTCACGATCCCTTCGACCTCGGGGGTGACGATGACCTCCTCGAGCCCGTGGATCGTGGCACTGACGTAGACGATGCGCTGCACGGGGCGTGGCGTTACCTTTTCGACCGTGACCGGGATGGCCAGGGCTTCGGCAGGCGTCGCCGAGGCCACGGTGGCCGCGGGCGCCTCGGCCTTGCCGCAGCCCGTGGTTGGGAGCAGACCTAGCGCCAAGACTCCCACCAGCGCCAGC
Protein-coding regions in this window:
- a CDS encoding efflux RND transporter permease subunit, with product MTIWDLCIKRPIFTAMLVSAPIVMGIASFNRLGVDLFPNVDLPVVVITTTLQGASVEEMETSITKPVEEIVNTISGIDELRSTTKEGLSQVTVQFVLEKNGDTAAQEVRDKISTILSQFPPGTDPPIIDKFDLDASPVATIAISGRRDQREVTEIAKKQVKEVLETVSGVGAVVMVGGRERAVNVIVDAWRLVAYGLSIEDVRQALVRQNLEMPGGRVDRGSQEVVLRTMGRVPSSSAFGELIIADRDGYPVRINDIARVEDTYAEPRGLSRLDGDTAVSLVVQKQSGTNTVEVVHAVKQRLEKVLETLPADINIEVIRDQSRFIETSIEELKFHLVLAAALVSLTILLFIRDWRTTVIASLAIPSSVVAAFVFMDWMGFTLNNITMLGLILAIGIVIDDAVVVHENIFRHMEEHGTDARTASSTATREIALAVVATTLSLLVIFVPIAFMSGRVGRFFNSFGFTVGFAVLMSMFISFTMTPMLCAHFLKLESGHHSSKGGFIWRAIDGFYGWILGWSLRHRWVIVLASVGLLAATPAIFANVGMDFVPRDDQSEFEISMTLPEGYSLERADKMLREIEARVAKLRGVTHQFTIIGDTTGRIAEGQGDVTQASIYVRLIDLRERDYTQFDVMHDARLVMADYPDIRGAVQDVQAFQGSGFRQVDIDLNLSGPDLAELQTMAEQITDWLRGTGHYVDVDTSLALRKPELRVEVDREKASDLGVPIETIAATLQVLVGGQIVSKYKEDDEQYDVWLRADLPYRRSRESIGAMTLPSPKVGLVELANLAKLVPAQGPSTIDRFGRRRQVVVVANLQGLALGDAVNEISQHMRTMDLPSGYSWEFIGRAKLLAESNSNFVVAFALSFLFMYMVLAAQFESFVHPITILLALPLTLPFALISLILLRTPMDIYAMFGIFMLFGIVKKNGILQIDYTNVLREKGLPRDAAILEANHTRLRPILMTTLMLVAAMVPIALGQGPGAAARASMAKVILGGQTLSLLLTLLITPVAYSLWDDLTRLVFRIAKRKNAASAEPAAAASLSSQETAAGPPPPVQD
- a CDS encoding NUDIX hydrolase, with the protein product MPDKSWTLLSSRTVFEHFIFDLHCDLYRLAPDGHESEFVRLECADWVNVIPITAEGDVVFVRQYRHGVRALSLEIPGGMVDEGEPAGAAALRELQEETGYDSSQVRRLGDLWPNPAIQNNHCHLYVAENCRLVAPPRPDPRERIEVVTHPLAEIPRLIRDGEIRHSLVICAFALYGIVPATTE
- a CDS encoding mechanosensitive ion channel — encoded protein: MRRSGTAAQAPLNSTFEKRLTHGETFVLLAALLVGWLVPATALGQTYVGGVPLLARQPAPPGEPGTTSTAVPVTVEALEARLRDVETDTALDEKAKVFLTEHYRAALDDRKRAADLNARRESLARQLSEVPDRSKVVADELAKPVTEPNLVVPSNAAVGELQQLAAEQVTRRKQLADEKKELDAEPQRRIDRKLDISRTRETSQDQLSEVRRRLTAIGGRTDLPPELSLADQAALLAREQLLVAQLALWELEEQFFSSTIELLEQEQKLAARRLSAAQALVDAWQEKLQLARVKEARGQAMSASTAAARVRDDATKALAEENKALAALRIQLPEQIRALQQKVDSLDHSLKELKSRAERDRGKVDDAGLTEPIRSLLSRRRRELERDRIDLERDLLHGQTRAPLWRKLVAAQEQLFALEDQAEALDELDDAVDELLQSPAFAANTTPREELRNNVRTLLANQSTILTSLIPDYREYYEALIDVDTKQQLLREQQAEYSDWIDGLMLWIRSTEVAHAGTLQDAVACLSKLRDPQDWKAAAEVAEGVLRIHPLSAGLGVLVMFAVVLARDKLRKRMRQQGEIAARRNCAVFGPTLESLAATIISAAMWPGFCWFIAWLLVAKETGALGAALSSAFATTAQVMLLGEFLCQVCRPLGLAEAHFQWPARGVSIVRRNLRAAMFVGLPFLLITVTIHSSTQTDEVWRHSLGRLLFIAGMLLVAFFVHRILRPSSGALADYITLYPQGWASRLRPLWYAAAMAAPLSLALLSAAGYHYTADQLAWRMFVTLAILTGAVVVHALLLRWLLITRRRLAMQQARERRAAMVEARQDVVTAEGDTAGAIVLEEPMIDLSTIDEQTRKLINVLVCVLLGVGCYLAWVDVLPALGVLNQITLWSSDTAINLGVNQLGMPVQDITLAHLLLSLVAVALTYVAGKNIPGLLEIAVLQRLPLTASARYAVSTVCRYLIVVIGAMIAFGLVGIGWSKVQWLVAAMTVGLGFGLQEIFANFVSGLIILFEQPVRLGDVITVGNMSGTVTRIRMRATTITNGDRQELIVPNKDFITGRVVNWTLSDTIQRLQVNVGVAYGSDVSLVRDLLQRAAREHTLVLKDPEPKATFESFGDSTMNFALQAFVPGLEVVSAARHDILSSIDRLFREAEIEIAYPQRDLRIRSIATPVAIVDERCAS
- a CDS encoding efflux RND transporter periplasmic adaptor subunit; its protein translation is MLKVSARLYAIAPLALVGVLALGLLPTTGCGKAEAPAATVASATPAEALAIPVTVEKVTPRPVQRIVYVSATIHGLEEVIVTPEVEGIVKRIHHEVGDRVKPGEILVELNPINYRLAVNEAIQALQLELARLGLKELPAEEFDVTKLPGVVRADRLVENARRRLARVESLFGRKVATEEDFDQARTDFQVAQATLQQTIDETEATIASARLRAATLASAQERLDDTSIYAPDLPTLAPDGSVVVDYVVAERMVAEGEMVRAFPSRDMFRLVVDHPLKVRARVSERNLAAIREGQTLKLKIDAYPSDLFDGKIVRVYPTIDRASRTFQIEAIVPNEDRRLKPGVFAKGGVLTELDENAPTVPLDAVVTFAGVTKVFVVRDNKAYAVEVQLGETGEGWIEIKGDFDPESTVVTSGQTKLADGTPVRIREPETPEMARREP
- the corA gene encoding magnesium/cobalt transporter CorA, translated to MHRRKRKARFQRRTQPGALPGSVVVDPLAKSPKLHLLSYGSDRCEERMLGKVSEAREYLDKYPVTWINVEGLGDATIIGQVGEMFGLHRLALEDVVNVHQRAKVEEYRDHLFIVTRIPRQNAHFDSEQVSIFLGKNYVVSFLEDPGDCFEQVRQRVRAGQGHARVAGPDYLAYALIDAAVDAYFPVLEHQGDRLDTLEDLMLAKPSAQTIRDLHGSKSILRSMRRVLWPQREALNVLVRDHSSLVRDETRVYFRDCYDHTVQLIDLLEVDRERCADLLDLYLSNASNRLNEVMRVLTVISTLFIPLTFIVGIYGMNFNTKTSPWNMPELEWYYGYPLVWLTMIVVVVGQFIFFVRKGWIGSSLPPEKHAPEGEQDEVQHESHDHNEIGRPSHQA